In a genomic window of Anoxybacter fermentans:
- a CDS encoding ribosomal L7Ae/L30e/S12e/Gadd45 family protein, giving the protein MLTRLKESDNRVVGSKQTLKALKGERVEHLFIAKDAETRITDPLVELAKKSNVPIHYVDTMAELGEAAGIEVGAAAAAILKDQ; this is encoded by the coding sequence ATGCTAACCAGACTTAAGGAGAGCGATAATAGAGTTGTTGGTTCCAAACAAACTCTTAAAGCTCTTAAAGGGGAGCGTGTTGAACATCTATTTATTGCAAAAGATGCTGAGACAAGGATAACAGATCCATTGGTTGAATTAGCTAAAAAATCCAATGTTCCTATACATTATGTTGATACTATGGCCGAATTAGGTGAGGCAGCAGGTATTGAAGTTGGAGCTGCAGCTGCAGCAATTTTAAAAGACCAATAA
- the rpsL gene encoding 30S ribosomal protein S12: MPTISQLVRKGRKKVTKKGTAPALQGSPQKRGVCTRVYTTTPKKPNSALRKVARVRLTNGIEVTAYIPGIGHNLQEHSVVLVRGGRVKDLPGVRYHIVRGALDCAGVENRKQGRSKYGAKKPKK; the protein is encoded by the coding sequence ATGCCAACCATTAGTCAATTAGTCCGGAAAGGTCGTAAAAAGGTGACCAAAAAGGGAACTGCACCAGCTCTCCAGGGTTCTCCACAAAAGAGAGGGGTATGTACCAGAGTTTATACTACTACACCTAAGAAACCAAACTCTGCATTAAGAAAGGTTGCCCGTGTTCGTTTGACTAACGGGATTGAGGTTACAGCTTATATTCCAGGTATTGGTCATAATTTGCAAGAACACAGTGTAGTATTGGTACGTGGTGGCCGTGTTAAGGATTTGCCTGGTGTTCGTTATCATATTGTTCGCGGTGCTCTGGATTGTGCAGGTGTTGAGAATCGTAAACAAGGTCGTTCTAAATATGGTGCTAAAAAACCAAAAAAATAA
- the rpsG gene encoding 30S ribosomal protein S7, whose protein sequence is MARKGRAPRRKIDPDPVYGSELVSRAINKIMWDGKKSLAEKIFYSAMDIVKEKTGENPLDVFEKALENVMPVLEVRSRRVGGANYQVPVEVRPERRRTLGLRWLIQAARNRGERTMIERLAAEIMDAARGEGGAVKKKEEVHRMAEANKAFAHYRW, encoded by the coding sequence ATGGCACGTAAGGGTAGAGCACCTAGAAGGAAGATTGACCCTGATCCCGTTTATGGAAGTGAACTGGTAAGTAGAGCTATTAACAAAATTATGTGGGATGGCAAGAAAAGTCTTGCTGAAAAAATCTTTTATTCTGCAATGGATATTGTTAAGGAAAAAACGGGAGAAAATCCATTGGATGTATTTGAAAAAGCTTTAGAAAATGTTATGCCTGTTTTAGAGGTTAGATCTCGTCGTGTTGGTGGTGCTAACTACCAGGTACCAGTTGAAGTACGTCCTGAACGTCGACGTACCCTTGGTTTAAGATGGTTGATTCAAGCAGCTCGCAATCGTGGTGAGCGGACTATGATCGAGCGTCTGGCTGCTGAAATTATGGATGCAGCAAGAGGCGAAGGCGGTGCTGTTAAGAAGAAAGAAGAAGTTCATCGTATGGCTGAAGCTAACAAAGCATTTGCTCACTATCGGTGGTAA